ACATTGTAAAAGGGTTTGCTGCCAGCAGTTTGCTTGGCTTCCTGCACTATCCAATGCATAAAATCATAATTGGCGATTTGCCTTGCTGCATCGTAACGAATACCGTCAATGTGGTACTCCTCAATCCAGTAACGCACTGTATCGCCAATAAATTTGCGTGCTGGGTAGATATCGAGATTTTCGTCGTAGTGTTCGTAATTAAACTCCGGCCCCCAGTTATTATCAGGATCGCGGGGTTCGTGGTGATACCAATAATCGTGGTCTATTTGAGTTAACGGTGCGGACGCTTCGGAATGGTTATAAATCCCATCCATCAATACCCGAATTCCTCTGGCATGACACTCATCGATTAAATGTTTCAAATCTGCGGTAGAACCATAACTAGATTCTGTAGCTAAGAAATGCCGAGGATTATAACCCCAACTGTAATCGCCAGGATACTCTTTGACTGGCATTAGTTCAATGGCATTAATTCCCAAATCGCAGAGATAATCTAGCTTCTCAATCACATGCTTGTATTTACCGCGCAGTTTGGGGTCATCTTCCCCGCCAGAAAAATCTGCAACGTGTAATTCGTAGATAACTAATTCATGGTCAGCCGGTAAAGGTTTATCATCATGGTGCCAAACATAGGTATCAACAATTCTTTCACCATCCTTAATCCGCACAATGCTATTTTCACTAGCGCTCATGCCATCAATATCGGTAGCATAAGGGTCAGTAACATCTACCGACTGGTCTTCTTCAAAAAACCAGCTTTTGGACTGGACGCGAAACTTATATTCGTAAGTGCCATCTTCTAAATCTACAGTGGCGCGAAAATAACCATCTTCACCCTTTTCCATTGGGATTTCTTGCCAATCAGAAAAAGAAGCAATTAATGATACGGCTTTGTTATAAGGAGCAAACAAATTAAATTCTATAGGACTAGCCATATAATTCCTGTGTGTGGCGAACTCTTTATTAGCGTTGTATGGTTGCATTTTCATACGCAGCATTAAAGATGCACATCACACTGGAGAACAAAAAATTATTTAACTGATTCTTTCTCAAGATTGCACGGGGTCATCCATAAGATAGTGCGTAGCCTTTTACCGATACAACCAAACTCGCAGCAGTGATAGTAATTGCTCTGTATCTACAGGTTTAGTAATATAATCTGAGGCTCCGGCTTCGATGCATTTTTCGCGATCGCCTTGCATAGCTTTTGCAGTTAAAGCAATTATTGGCAGCGAACGAAATTGCTGGTGTTGGCGGATAGCATGAGTTGTTTCATAACCATCCATTTCTGGCATCATTACATCCATTAAGACGGCATTGATATCAGGGTTGGCTTGCAATATTTCAATGCCATCTCTACCATTTTCAGCAAATAATACTTGCATTTGATAGCCTTCTAACAAGCTAGTAATTGCAAAGATATTGCGCACGTCATCATCAATAATTAAAATCTTTTTATGTGCAAGTATCGAGTCAGAACTACGCAGTTGCTCTAATATTTGCCGCTTCGGCTGGGGTAAATTGGCTTGGATGCGATGTAGAAATAAGGCAGTTTCATCGAGTAAACGCTCAGGCGATCGCACATCTTTGATAATTATTGTTTCTGCTAGGCGGCGCAGTTGGGTTTCTTCTTGACGGGAGAGTTGTTTGCCTGTATAGACAATAATCGGAATTTTCCGTAAGTTCGGTTGTTTTTTAATTTGCTCAATTAGTTCTAACCCAGTCATATCAGGTAAGCCCAAATCCAGCACTATGCAATCAATCTGCTGGGATTGCAATGTTGCTAAAGCAGCGGCGGCGGAATTTGCGGCTGTACTATGAACGTCGCCATTGCCAATGAGTTCAATGATACTGCGGGCTTGCAATGGGTCGTCTTCAATTACCAGCAAGTTTCTCACTTTACGCTCGACAAAGCCTTTAATATCACTTAAGGCTTCAGTTAATTGTTCTTTAGAAACAGGCTTTTGTAAGTAGGCGATCGCGCCTAACTCTAAGCCGCGTTGCTGGCGATCGTCAACAGAAAAGATGTGTACTGGAATGTGGCGTGTTTCCAGATCGTGTTTGAGACGGTCTAGCACCATCCAACCATCCATATCTGGCATACAAATATCTAAGGTAATCGCATCGGGTTTAAATTGTTGTGCTAGAGCTAAACCTTGTTTACCGTGCAAAGCGACTACAACCTTAAATCCTTGTGCTTGACCCATTTCTAGCAAAATGCGGGCGAATTTCACATCATCTTCGATCGCTAGCAAAACTCTGTCACCCGATTGAATATGATTGCGATCGTCTGGAATTTCCGTTTGCAAAGAAGGCGCGATCGCCAGTGAAGAAACTTTCTTTTGGTCTTCTTTGCTTTTGCGATCGGGAATATTTTCTGGTTGAGTTTCTGCTGTTGTCCAAACTTTGTGTAAAGGTAAATAAAGCGTAAAAGTACTTCCTTGTCCTGGTTGGCTAACTAGTTCAATTCTCCCACCCAAAAGGTGAGCCAGTTCGCGGCTGATAGATAAACCTAAGCCTGTTCCCCCATATTTACGGCTGGTTGTCCCATCTGCTTGTTGGAAAGCTTCAAAAATCAGTTGCTGCTTGTCTGTGGGTACGCCAATACCTGTATCTTTGACGGCAAAAGCAACTGTATCGGCTGAAGCCATGCTAATTTGTAAAGTGACTCCGCCCTGTTCGGTAAACTTAAAAGCGTTCCCTAACAAATTATTCAAGATTTGTTGTAAGCGTTTGAGATCGGTATTAAAACTCTGCGGCAATTTTGGATCGATTTCAATATTAAAACTTAGCCCTTTTTCTAGAGCAACTTCGCGGAATGTCGCTCGGAAATGGCTTTGCAAATCTCCAAAATTTACTTGCTTATTCTCTACAATAAAAGTACCAGATTCGATTTTAGCTAAATCTAAAATTTCATTAATTAATTCTAATAAATCTGTTCCAGCAGCATAT
The genomic region above belongs to Calothrix sp. NIES-2098 and contains:
- a CDS encoding alpha amylase catalytic region, giving the protein MASPIEFNLFAPYNKAVSLIASFSDWQEIPMEKGEDGYFRATVDLEDGTYEYKFRVQSKSWFFEEDQSVDVTDPYATDIDGMSASENSIVRIKDGERIVDTYVWHHDDKPLPADHELVIYELHVADFSGGEDDPKLRGKYKHVIEKLDYLCDLGINAIELMPVKEYPGDYSWGYNPRHFLATESSYGSTADLKHLIDECHARGIRVLMDGIYNHSEASAPLTQIDHDYWYHHEPRDPDNNWGPEFNYEHYDENLDIYPARKFIGDTVRYWIEEYHIDGIRYDAARQIANYDFMHWIVQEAKQTAGSKPFYNVAEHIPETPSITNVDGPMDGCWHDSFYHCVLEHIAGDTFDLERLKDVLDCKRQGFMGATNVVNYLTNHDHNHVMADLGDRDILGEEAFRRIKLGVVLLMTAVGVPLIWMGEEFGEFKYKTTEQAKIDWTLLAGDDNRGLFEYYKGLIALRKQNHALYTENINFFHENPESQVIAYTRWNGEGSRVVVVANFSNEFLAGYTIPDFPENGTWHEWTGNYDVEAGDNSLMTDLGPFEAKVFVWQ
- a CDS encoding multi-sensor hybrid histidine kinase, whose protein sequence is MLKRLKIGSKIGASFALGLAILSAIGIISYRTANALITTSSLESHTYQVLALIEEVSSRLLKAETGQRGYLITGAPPYLEPYQTAIKSIDQPLQKLRTLTTDNPNQQRRLDMLQPLVVERVNLMQRVVEVRQSQGFEAAQKIVLLNQGKQLMERIRNLTDEMKTEERQLLEQRSKKAKIAAGETLATITYGIPISFILIALIGYLLSRNISKPLRQISRQAEKIADGDLSANLPHTLRQDEIGALTRSFNQMVVNLRENQQKNEAENWLKSNLAEFSNILQGRRNLANVTQLLLSRLAPLVGAQQGVFYVMDGREDRPVLKLLASYAYSERKNLANQFHLGEGLVGQCALEKQRILLTQVPNDYIRISSGLGEAPPLNIVVLPVLFENKVTSVIELASFQHFNELHLVFLEQVSEVIGIALNAINADMLTQQLLQQSQALTEELQTQQEELKHSNQLLQEQAQELEESQLLLKQQQEELQQSNEELQALNEELEEKAELLAVQKREVEAKNQQIEQARLALEQKAKQLTVTSKYKSEFLANMSHELRTPLNSLLILARLMSENPEGNLTDKQIEYSQTIYAAGTDLLELINEILDLAKIESGTFIVENKQVNFGDLQSHFRATFREVALEKGLSFNIEIDPKLPQSFNTDLKRLQQILNNLLGNAFKFTEQGGVTLQISMASADTVAFAVKDTGIGVPTDKQQLIFEAFQQADGTTSRKYGGTGLGLSISRELAHLLGGRIELVSQPGQGSTFTLYLPLHKVWTTAETQPENIPDRKSKEDQKKVSSLAIAPSLQTEIPDDRNHIQSGDRVLLAIEDDVKFARILLEMGQAQGFKVVVALHGKQGLALAQQFKPDAITLDICMPDMDGWMVLDRLKHDLETRHIPVHIFSVDDRQQRGLELGAIAYLQKPVSKEQLTEALSDIKGFVERKVRNLLVIEDDPLQARSIIELIGNGDVHSTAANSAAAALATLQSQQIDCIVLDLGLPDMTGLELIEQIKKQPNLRKIPIIVYTGKQLSRQEETQLRRLAETIIIKDVRSPERLLDETALFLHRIQANLPQPKRQILEQLRSSDSILAHKKILIIDDDVRNIFAITSLLEGYQMQVLFAENGRDGIEILQANPDINAVLMDVMMPEMDGYETTHAIRQHQQFRSLPIIALTAKAMQGDREKCIEAGASDYITKPVDTEQLLSLLRVWLYR